Sequence from the Saccharopolyspora pogona genome:
CTCGCGCACCCAGGCGGCGATGGTCGCCGTCCACGAGGGTCTGGTCCCGCCCCAGAACTAGACGCCCCGACCGCGAAACGTTCCCACATCGGCCGGCGTTCCGCCAAGTTCGGAGAAGGTCCTCGTTGGGCAGTGAACCGGTGTGACGGGGACTTCTACTTGCGTTCCTGAGGGTGGGTTGCGAGCGCCTCCACGGTGACGTCCATCCATTTCCACATGGGCAGTGACGTGAGCGCGTCATGCAGGGCGGCGGGGTCTTCGGCCTCGTACAGGCCGACAGTGGCGTTGCGGCCCGGCACCCGCCACAGTCGTTTGAGGATGCCGGTCTCACGCAGTTCCATCGCGCGTTCGCGCTCGGCCTTGCGTAGCTGCTCCCGGAGCTCCTCCGGTGTGTCGACGGGCAGCTGGTTCTCGGTGCGGACCAGGAATTCCACGAATCGTCCTCCTCAAGCGACGGCGAGCAGCAGATCGGCCAGTTCCTGGGGCGCGGTGACCATCGCCTCGTGCCCGGTGGCGATCGCATGCACCGGCCATCCGCGCGCGGCTGCCCGTTCGGCGTGCGGCCGGAACACCCGCATCCAGTCTGTGCACTCGATGAAGGCGGCCGGCACCTTGTCGACCGCGCCGGTCAAGCGCAGCGGTTCGGTGTAGGTGAGCCACGGGTGCGGGGTCAGCCGGGCGCTGAGCCAGTCCACATCGGACTGCTCGGTCACGCCGAGGACTTGCAGCGACCGCACCGGAATGAGCCAGCCGAACCCCGGCCCCGCCACCGACTCGCGATAGTGCCCGGCGATCTTCTCCGGCTGCAGGTCGATCGCCGCGTCGCCGTCGTCGCCGACGAACGCGTCCAGGTACACCCGACGTGTGAGCCGCTCCGGGATCCGGTCGGCGACCCCGGTGATCACATGCCCGGCGTAGCTGTGCCCGACCAGCAGGACGTCACGAGCGTCATGGGCCTCGATCAGCGCCACCACATCCTGGATGTGGGTGTTCAGCCCGACCAACGGGTTCAGCAGGTGCGCGCGGTCGCTGACACCGGTGAACGTCGGCGTGTACACCTCGTGCCCGGCTGCCCGCAGCAACGGCGCTACGCGGTCCCAGGCCCACCCGCCGTGCCAGGCGCCGTGCAGCAGAACGAAGGTGCTCACACTGTCTCCTTCGCGCCGAGGTCCTCGAACAGCGCGAGCGCCGCGGCTGTGTTGGACGCGGGCACGTGGTAGGTGTCGTGCACGCGGCGGATGTTCCCGCTGAGCGCGCCACGCATGATCAGCCACATGATCAGCTCGATGCCCTCGGTGCCGGCCTCGCGGATGTAGTCCTCGCGGGTCAGCGCGGCCAGCTTGTCCGGTTCGGTCTCGATGGCCTGGAGGAACATGCGGTCGAACTCTTTGTTGATCAGGCCGGCGCGTGCACCGGCCAGCTGGTGCGACATCCCACCAGTGCCGAACACGGCGACCTTCTGATCCCGCGGGAACGACCGGATCGCCCGGCCCAGTGCCTGCCCCAGAGCGTAGCACCGGGCCGCGGTCGGCTGCGGGTACTGGATCACGTTCACCAGCACCGGAACGACCGCGCACGGCCACGCCTCGCCCGGCTCGGGGCAGTACACCGACAGTGGCACGGTCAGCCCGTGGTCCACGTCGAGGTGGTGGAAGGTGGCCACATCGAAGGAGTCGTCGATCACCTTACGCACCAGGTGCTCGCTCAGCTCCGGCGCGCCCTGGACCGGCGGCACCGGGCGACGTCCCCAGCCCTCATCCGCCACGGCGTAGGACTCCGCCGTGCCGATGCCGAACGTCGGCACGAGGTTGAGATCGACGGCGTTGGCGTGATCGTTGTAGACGATGACCGCCACGTCGGGCGTGTGCTCCACCATCCACTGCCGCGCCGGCGTGTAACCGTCGAAGAGCGGCTTCCAGTACTCGTCGGTCGTCTTGCCGTTATCCATGGCCGCCCCGATCGAGGGCACGTGGGAGGTCGCCAGACCCCAGGTCACCTCAGCCAAACTTCCGCCCTCCCGCGCGCAGCTCCGCCGCGAACTCCTCCGCCGTCATCCCGGTGAACACGCCACCGAGGTACTGCATCGACTTTTGGTCGAGCATGGCGAGCTTGAACGTGTAGAAAATGGACGCTCCCAGATCTAGCATCGCGATCCAGTCCCGTTCCAGGATCGCCTTCTTCTGTTCCGGCGAGAGCCCGTAGGAGTCGCAGTACGCGGCCTCGCCTGCCGTGAACCGCGCCCGGTTCTCGGCGTGCTTCAGTGATCCGCACATCCGGTTGAGCGCAAGGCCCCGCCGGTTCTGCGCGAGATCGAGGACGTAGTTGTCCTGTGCCTTAACCATTGCCCCTCCCTCAGGCCTTTTCGTGTTCCCGGGCAGCGCTGATCGTCTGGGCGATGAGGGTGGCGATGGTCATCGGCCCGACCCCACCGGGCACCGGGGTGATCCAGGACGCCTGCTCGGCCGCCGCCTCGTATTCGACGTCGCCACTGTTGTCGGCGTAACCCGCATCGACCACGACGGCACCGGGTTTGATCCAGTCGCCTCCGATCAGCCCGGGACGGCCGACCGCGGCCACGACGATGTCGGCCTGGGTGATGTGATCGGCGAGCGCCGCGGTCCGGGAGTGGCAGTACGTCACCGTCGCATCGCGGGCCAGCAGCAGCATGCCCACCGGCTTGCCGAGGATGGGGCTGCGGCCCACCACGACGGCGTGCTTGCCCGCCACCGGGATGTGGTAGGCGTCCAGCAGCGCCACGATCCCGCCCGGGGTCGCGGAATGGAAGCCACCCTCGTCGAACGCCATGGTCGCGAACGACGTCCGGGTGACGCCCTCGACGTCCTTCGAGGGAGCGATGGCTTCGAACGCCGCGCGCTCGTCGATGTGCCCGGGCACCGGGTGCTGAAGCAGGATGCCGTCCACGGCGGGATCGGCCGAAAGCTCCCGGATCTGGTCGACCAACTGCTGAGTCGAGATGCCGGCGTCGAGCTCGATGCGCCGGGACCGCATCCCGACCTTGGCGCACCGGTTGGCCTTCATCCGGAGGTAAGTGTGCGAGGCAGGATCGTCGCCGACCAGCACGGTGGCCAGCACGGGGACCCGGCCGTGTTCGGCGACGAACTCCTCGACCTCCTTGCTCACCCGGTCGAGGATCGTCGCCGACACGGCCCGTCCGTCCAAGATCTTCGCGGTCATCGCTCCCCCTAGAAGACGACGGTCGTATTGCCGTCGCGGATGACGCGGTCGTCGCAGTGCCACGACACCGCGCGCGACAGCACCAGCCGCTCCACGTCGGCACCCTTGCGCTGCAGATCGCGCGTCGACTCGCGGTGCGACACCCGGATGACGTCCTGTTCGATGATCGGGCCCTCGTCGAGGTCCTCGGTCACGTAGTGCGCGGTCGCGCCGACCAGCTTCACGCCGCGTTCCTTCGCGCGCTGGTACGGACCCGCGCCCATGAACGCCGGCAGGAACGAGTGGTGGATGTTGATCACCGGTACGCCGACCTCGTCCAGGAACTCGCCAGAGATGATCTGCATGTAACGGGCGAGCACGACCAGGTCGACGTTGCCCTTCAGCAGGTTGAGGTGTTCCTTCTCGGCGATCGCCTTCTTGTTCGCCTCCACTGGAACGTGGAAGAACGAGATGCCGAACTGGCGGACGTCGTCACCGAGGTCGGGGTGGTTGGAGATGACCATCGGGATCGTTATGTGCAGCTCGCCCCGGCGCTGCCGCCACAGCAGGTCCAGCATGCAGTGGTCGGTCTTCGACACCATGATCGCGACACGCTTGCGGCGCTTCGCCTCCACGAGCCGGTAGGTCAGCCCCAGGTCGTCGACCAGCTTCTCCTCAAATGCCTGGTTCAGCTCGTCGAGCCTGACCGGCAGATCGGGCAGGTGGAACACGGTGCGCTGGAAGAACCGGCCGCCCGCGGGGTCACTGGTGGACTGATCCAGCGCCACCACGTTCGCGTCGTGCTCGGCCAGTACCGAGGACACCCGCGACACGATGCCGGGCTGGTCGGCGCCCTGCACAATGAGGCGGCCGTAGTCCTCGGCGAAAATGCTTCCGGTCATGACCGATCCTCCTCTTCGGAGAACGAGTTCAGCAGTTCCTGCCGCCAGAGCTCGGTCTTGCGGAGTTCATTGAAGGTGAAGATGTGCAGACCACTGATGTTGTTCGCCGTTCCGGCCACCTCGGCGCCGAGCCGCTTCACCAGCTTGGTCGGTTTGTAGCCGCCGGGCAGCAGCAACCGCCAGAACAGGGTCTGCTGCTTCTGCAGGAAGCGGGCCGACTGCCCGAGACCGATGCCCGCGGAGATCCGCATCAGCTTCTGCCGGTTCACCGGGCCCGGCATCCCCACAAGGATCGGCAGGTCGATACCTGACGGTGCCACGTCGGCCGCCCACCGGCTCGTGGTGCCGGCGTCGAAGCAGATCTGGGTGAGGATCCGGGTCGCCATCGGGGCCTTCTGCTTCAGCGCCAGATCGATCGCGTCTTGAGGAATCGACCCGTGGCCCTCCGGGTATCCGCCGATACCCACCTCCTGGAAGGGGTGGCCGGTGGCTTCCATGGAGCGCAGGAGGGAGTACGCGTCGACGAACTTCCCGGCCGGTTCCGGCGCGTCGCCGCCGACGACGAACACCGACTTGACGCCCGAGTCGCTGAGACGGGCGACGACGTCGGCGACGTGCTGGCCGTCGGTGAACTGACGGGCCGGCAGATGTGGCGAGACCCGGTACCCGTGTCCCAGAAGCTTTTCCGTCAGGTTCAGGGTGTGATCGATGCCCTTGGCCTCGGTCACCGTCACCGTGAGCGGGACCGTGGCCGGGACGTGCTCGACAACGTCCCGCTCGGTGTTCTTGAAGGGCATCACCTCGTAGCTCATGTTGCGCACGAGGTCGGCGGCACGGGAGCGCCGGCGTCGGCCGCCGGCGGTTTCCGGATGGATGTTCACCATGGTTCCTCGATCCGAGGTTCGGGGAAAGGCAGGTCAGGACTTGTGGTAGGACTCGCGGACTTCCTGGACGTAGGGCGCGGGCGCGACCATGGCGCGGATCTCGACCTGGCGGTGCCGCTCGACCGCGGGCTTGCCCGAGTTGGGCTGCTCCCACAGCACGGCCACCTCGGTGCCCGGTTCGGCGACCGAGGGCCCGACCGGGAACGTCATCGGACAGACCGTCGAGTTGCGCAGCAGCTCGACCGGCGACCCCGCCCGCTGGATCGCGACCTCAAGACTTTCAACACCCATGACCTGGCTTACCTCCTGAGGCCGGCCCCGTAATCCAAGCCTCGATGCTCGAAATGGCGGGCGTCGGCAACACCGTCTGGACTCAAGTCAAGCCGACCGGTCCTGGAGTTTCTTCCAGCATCGAGGCAGACTTGACCGCGACAAATGACCGAGACGGCTGGGCGGCTTGCCGCAGGCCGGAACCCGGACTGGCCGCGAGCACAGCGGCCTTCGGCTGCAGTTCGGCGTATTCGGCGTCGGCGCGCGAGTCCCACGTGATGCCGCCGCCAGTCCCATAGGTGGCCCTGCCCCGGTCGCGGTCGGCCACGAGGGTGCGGATCGCGACGTTGAACCGGGCCCGTACGCGCGAACCCACTGGAGCTACGACACCGACCGCTCCGCAGTAGGCACCGCGCGGGCCCGGTTCGAGCTCGCGGATGATCTCCATGGTGCGCGCCTTCGGAGCACCGATCACCGACCCACACGGGAACAGGGCCCGGAAGATGTCGACCAGGTCGACCTCCGGCCGCAGACGCGCTGTGACGTCGGAGGTGAGCTGGTGCACCGTTTCGTAACGCTCGGCCCGGCACAGCGCGGTGACCGACACTCCCCCGGTGACCGCGAGGCGCGCCACGTCGTTGCGCACCAGATCGACGATCATGATGTTCTCGGCGCGTTCCTTTTCGCTGGACCGCAGGAGTGCCACGACTTCGCGGTCCTCGGCCTCCGAGCTTCCCCGCCGGGCGGTGCCTTTCATCGGCCGCATCAGAAGCCGGTCGCCGCGGGTCTCGAAGAAGAGTTCGGGACTGGCGCTCGCGATCGCGAACCGGCCGGTGTCCACATAGGCGTTGTATGCGCCCCCCTGAGCCCGGGCGAGATCCGCGTACAGCTGGGGAAGGTCACCCTCGATCTCGGCGGTCAGCCACGTGGTGAGGTTGCACTGGTAGGTGTCACCGGCGGCGATGTACCCGCGAACAGCCTCGACGGCCCGCCGGTGCTCGTCCGGCCCCCATTCGTAACGCCACCCTCCGACGCGATAGGACCGTCGTTGGTGCGATCGCATCAGGGGCGCTCGTTCCGGCGCGGGGGCGATCGCGAACCAGGCGTACGGCAGCCCGTCGGCCGGTTCGTGAACCAGCAAGGAGGGATCGAGTCCAGCCGCGGCCTCGTAGGCCACGAAACCGAAGGCCCACCAGCCTTTCCGGCTCGCGTGCTCAACCTCCGCCAGCACGTCCGGAACGTGCTCCGGCCTGGTGGCCACCAGATCGTAGGCGACCTCGGGGAAGCTGCAGGCCACACCGGCCCGCAGGTCGTCGAAGCGGGCCCAAGCGGTGAGCGGTCTCATGACGAATTGACTCCTCGTATCGGCGACTGCGAAGAACGATCCGGTGCCGACCACGGGGTCGCCCGGTCGGGACCGGACGGAAGTTCCCCGGCGAGGTAGTTCTCCACGTCGCGAAGGGTTGGGTTCATCCGCATCACGCTATGACCAGCGGGTACCAGCCAAAACGGTCCGATGTCGACACTGCCGGGGTCATCCCGCCCCGGGACATCGAGTCAAATGACGTAGTGCAAACCGGTCTGGCGGACCTGATGACGCCGTCGCCTCAGCTCCTACTGTCGGCAGGAGTGTCAACGACGATCCGAGGAGGGGCCGCGATGGGTTCGTTACTGGTGGTCAGTGCGCATGCCGGTGACTTCGTCTGGCGTGCCGCGGGCGCGATCGCCCTGGCCACCAGCCGTGGTCAGCGGGCGAAGGTGCTGTGCCTGAGCTTCGGTGAGCGGGGTGAGTCCGCGAAGGCGTGGCGCGAGGGCAAGTCCCTCGACGAGATCAAGGCGATCCGTCGCGGCGAGGCCGAAAACGCCGCCTCGGTGTTGGGCGCGGAGATCGAGTTCCTCGACGCGGGCGACTACCCGCTGCGGGAGTCGCCCGAGCTGGTCGACCGCATGGTGCGGGTGTACCGGGAGGTGAACCCGTCGGTGGTGCTGACGCATCCGCTGGCCGACCCCTACAACGGCGACCACCCGGCGGCGGCACGCATGGCGCTGCAGGCGCGGGTTCTGGCGCAGGCCATCGGCTACCAGGCCCCCGGCGACCCATTGGGTGCTCCCCCGGTGTTCTTCTTCGAACCGCACCAGCCCGAGCAGTGCGACTTCAAACCGAACGTGCTGCTCGACATCACCGAGGTATTCGACACCAAGCGCAAGGCCATGGAATGCCTGCCCGCACAGCAGCACATGTGGGACTACTACACCGATCTCGCCAAGCGACGCGGCGTGCAGGTCAAGCGCAACGCCGGACCCAACCTCGGCCTGCCGCACAACACCATGGGCGAGGCCTACATGCGGCTCTACCCGCAGGTGACCGGGGAACTCGCATGAGGACGGTCGTCGTCACCGACACGCCGCGCACGCCGATCGAGAAGGTCGACAAGCTCGCCGAGTACGGCGTGGCCACGGTACATGAAGCATTGGGGCGCGACGGTTTGCTCGGCCCGGACCTGCGGCCGATCCAGGACGGCGCGCGCATCGGCGGCACCGCAGTCACCGCGCTGTGCTGGCCCGGCGACAACCTGATGATCCACGCCGCCGTCGAACAGTGCCGGACCGGCGACGTCCTCGTCGTCACCACCACCTCACCCTCGCGCGACGGCCTGTTCGGCGAACTGTTCGCCACCGCCCTTCAGCACCGCGGAGTACGGGGGCTGGTCATCAACACCGGCGTGCGCGACGTCGCGGACCTGCGGGCGATGAACTTCCCGGTGTGGTCGGCCGCGGTCAGTGCCCAGGGCACGGTGAAGGCCACCGCGGGCGCGGTCAACGTGCCGGTGGTGATCAGCGGGCAGACCATCCGTCCCGGCGACGCGATCCTGGCCGACGACGATGGCGTGATGGTCGTGTCCCGCGAAGACGTCGACCGCGGGCTGGACAAGTCCCAAGCACGTCTCGACAAGGAAGAGGCCACGCGGAAAGCCTTCCGCGCCGGGGAACTCGGCCTGGACCGCTACGGCCTGCGCACCAAGCTGGCCGAACTCGGCGTCGAGTACCTCACGGCTGACGAGTACGGCCGGTAGTCCCGGCATCTCCGGAGAACGTCCCAACAAGAACGGATCATCATGAGTGCGAAAAACCTGCAGGACGTGCTCGACCGGGCCGGAAACACGGTCGAACTGCTGCGCAACTCCCAGCTCGGCACCTACATCTACCCGGTGGTGCCGTCGGAGTTCAGCAACTTCCGCCGCGAGGTGACCGCCTGGCGGGACACCGCGGTGCTGTTCGACCAGAGCCACCACATGGTGAACCTGTTCATCTCCGGCCCGGACGCACTGAAACTGATCTCCGACACCGGCATCAACAGCGTCGCCACGTTCCCGGTCGACACGGCCAAGCAGTTCGTGCCCGTCTCCCCCGAGGGCGGCGTCATCGGCGACGGCATCCTGTTCCGTGAAGCCGAGGAGGAGTTCACCTTCGTCGGCCGCGCCCCGGTCGCGAACTGGCTCACCTTCCAGGCCGGTAACGGCTACAACGCCGACCTCCGTCTCGACCCGCGGTCGTCGTCCCGCCCCTACGGCAAACAGGTCACCCGCGACCTGTGGCGCTTCCAGATCCAGGGACCCCGCGCCTGGGACGTTATCGAGAAGGTGCACGGCGGCACCGTTGAGCAGGTCAAGTTCTTCCGCATGGGCTACATGAACATCGCCGGCGAGCGGGTCCGCACGCTGCGCCACGGTATGGCCGGCGCGCCCGGACTGGAGATCTGGGGTCCGTACGTGTCCTACGACAGGATCCGTGAAGCCATCCTGGAAGCCGGGCGCGAGTTCGGCCTGGAACCCGCGGGCGCGCGGGCCTACTCGTGCAACACCCTGGAGTCCGGCTGGATCCCCTCACCCCTGCCCGCGGTCTACACCGCCGAGGAGATGCGCCCCTACCGCGAATGGCTCCGCGCGGACAGCTACGAGGCCACGAACGCGCTGGCGGGCAGCTTCGTCTCCGACGACATCCGCGACTACTACCTCAACCCCTGGGAGCTCGGCTACGGCTCGTTCGTCAAGTTCGACCACGAGTTCATCGGCCGCGACGCCCTGGCCCCCGTCGAGCCGGAAACCCAGCGGCGCAAGGTGACGCTGGCCTGGAACGCCCAGGACGTGGCCAAGCTCCTGGCTTCGCCGGTCGACCCCGAGAGCCCCGTCTACCAGTTCTTCGACCTGCCCAACGCCAACTACGGATCGTCCAACTTCGACTCGGTGGTCGACGCCGACGGCAACCAGGTCGGCCTGTCCCTGTTCACCGGCTACAGCGCCAACGAACGCAAGGCCCTGTCGCTCGCCACGGTGAACCCGGACGTTCCACTAGGCGCCGAGGTGCGGGTGATCTGGGGTGAGCCGGACGGCGGCAGCCGCAAGACCACCGTGCAGCCACACGAGCAGGTCGCCGTGCGGGCGATCGTGAGCCCCTCTCCCTACTCCGACATGGCCCGCGAGAGCTACCAGCCCGGCTGGCGCACTGCAGTCACCGTCTGACGTTCTCAGACCGGCGGGGGTAGTCGCGCGGTGGCGACACCCCTCCCAGCCGAGCGGCGGGGAGGCGTCACCCTGCCGCCCGGCCCCGTCCCCCGGAGCATCATGCAGTCGTCACAACGTCTGGCCGGCCGCGTCGCCGTCGTCACCGGCGCCGCCGGTGGTCTCGGCGGTGCCATCGCCGACCGCCTCACCGACGAAGGCGCGCAGGTCGCCGAAC
This genomic interval carries:
- a CDS encoding muconolactone Delta-isomerase family protein, whose translation is MEFLVRTENQLPVDTPEELREQLRKAERERAMELRETGILKRLWRVPGRNATVGLYEAEDPAALHDALTSLPMWKWMDVTVEALATHPQERK
- a CDS encoding alpha/beta fold hydrolase, with the protein product MSTFVLLHGAWHGGWAWDRVAPLLRAAGHEVYTPTFTGVSDRAHLLNPLVGLNTHIQDVVALIEAHDARDVLLVGHSYAGHVITGVADRIPERLTRRVYLDAFVGDDGDAAIDLQPEKIAGHYRESVAGPGFGWLIPVRSLQVLGVTEQSDVDWLSARLTPHPWLTYTEPLRLTGAVDKVPAAFIECTDWMRVFRPHAERAAARGWPVHAIATGHEAMVTAPQELADLLLAVA
- the pabB gene encoding aminodeoxychorismate synthase component I yields the protein MRPLTAWARFDDLRAGVACSFPEVAYDLVATRPEHVPDVLAEVEHASRKGWWAFGFVAYEAAAGLDPSLLVHEPADGLPYAWFAIAPAPERAPLMRSHQRRSYRVGGWRYEWGPDEHRRAVEAVRGYIAAGDTYQCNLTTWLTAEIEGDLPQLYADLARAQGGAYNAYVDTGRFAIASASPELFFETRGDRLLMRPMKGTARRGSSEAEDREVVALLRSSEKERAENIMIVDLVRNDVARLAVTGGVSVTALCRAERYETVHQLTSDVTARLRPEVDLVDIFRALFPCGSVIGAPKARTMEIIRELEPGPRGAYCGAVGVVAPVGSRVRARFNVAIRTLVADRDRGRATYGTGGGITWDSRADAEYAELQPKAAVLAASPGSGLRQAAQPSRSFVAVKSASMLEETPGPVGLT
- a CDS encoding methylenetetrahydrofolate reductase; translated protein: MVNIHPETAGGRRRRSRAADLVRNMSYEVMPFKNTERDVVEHVPATVPLTVTVTEAKGIDHTLNLTEKLLGHGYRVSPHLPARQFTDGQHVADVVARLSDSGVKSVFVVGGDAPEPAGKFVDAYSLLRSMEATGHPFQEVGIGGYPEGHGSIPQDAIDLALKQKAPMATRILTQICFDAGTTSRWAADVAPSGIDLPILVGMPGPVNRQKLMRISAGIGLGQSARFLQKQQTLFWRLLLPGGYKPTKLVKRLGAEVAGTANNISGLHIFTFNELRKTELWRQELLNSFSEEEDRS
- a CDS encoding protocatechuate 3,4-dioxygenase, with product MVKAQDNYVLDLAQNRRGLALNRMCGSLKHAENRARFTAGEAAYCDSYGLSPEQKKAILERDWIAMLDLGASIFYTFKLAMLDQKSMQYLGGVFTGMTAEEFAAELRAGGRKFG
- the ligM gene encoding vanillate/3-O-methylgallate O-demethylase, whose protein sequence is MSAKNLQDVLDRAGNTVELLRNSQLGTYIYPVVPSEFSNFRREVTAWRDTAVLFDQSHHMVNLFISGPDALKLISDTGINSVATFPVDTAKQFVPVSPEGGVIGDGILFREAEEEFTFVGRAPVANWLTFQAGNGYNADLRLDPRSSSRPYGKQVTRDLWRFQIQGPRAWDVIEKVHGGTVEQVKFFRMGYMNIAGERVRTLRHGMAGAPGLEIWGPYVSYDRIREAILEAGREFGLEPAGARAYSCNTLESGWIPSPLPAVYTAEEMRPYREWLRADSYEATNALAGSFVSDDIRDYYLNPWELGYGSFVKFDHEFIGRDALAPVEPETQRRKVTLAWNAQDVAKLLASPVDPESPVYQFFDLPNANYGSSNFDSVVDADGNQVGLSLFTGYSANERKALSLATVNPDVPLGAEVRVIWGEPDGGSRKTTVQPHEQVAVRAIVSPSPYSDMARESYQPGWRTAVTV
- a CDS encoding class III extradiol dioxygenase subunit beta; protein product: MTWGLATSHVPSIGAAMDNGKTTDEYWKPLFDGYTPARQWMVEHTPDVAVIVYNDHANAVDLNLVPTFGIGTAESYAVADEGWGRRPVPPVQGAPELSEHLVRKVIDDSFDVATFHHLDVDHGLTVPLSVYCPEPGEAWPCAVVPVLVNVIQYPQPTAARCYALGQALGRAIRSFPRDQKVAVFGTGGMSHQLAGARAGLINKEFDRMFLQAIETEPDKLAALTREDYIREAGTEGIELIMWLIMRGALSGNIRRVHDTYHVPASNTAAALALFEDLGAKETV
- the purU gene encoding formyltetrahydrofolate deformylase, which translates into the protein MTGSIFAEDYGRLIVQGADQPGIVSRVSSVLAEHDANVVALDQSTSDPAGGRFFQRTVFHLPDLPVRLDELNQAFEEKLVDDLGLTYRLVEAKRRKRVAIMVSKTDHCMLDLLWRQRRGELHITIPMVISNHPDLGDDVRQFGISFFHVPVEANKKAIAEKEHLNLLKGNVDLVVLARYMQIISGEFLDEVGVPVINIHHSFLPAFMGAGPYQRAKERGVKLVGATAHYVTEDLDEGPIIEQDVIRVSHRESTRDLQRKGADVERLVLSRAVSWHCDDRVIRDGNTTVVF
- a CDS encoding bifunctional 5,10-methylenetetrahydrofolate dehydrogenase/5,10-methenyltetrahydrofolate cyclohydrolase — encoded protein: MTAKILDGRAVSATILDRVSKEVEEFVAEHGRVPVLATVLVGDDPASHTYLRMKANRCAKVGMRSRRIELDAGISTQQLVDQIRELSADPAVDGILLQHPVPGHIDERAAFEAIAPSKDVEGVTRTSFATMAFDEGGFHSATPGGIVALLDAYHIPVAGKHAVVVGRSPILGKPVGMLLLARDATVTYCHSRTAALADHITQADIVVAAVGRPGLIGGDWIKPGAVVVDAGYADNSGDVEYEAAAEQASWITPVPGGVGPMTIATLIAQTISAAREHEKA
- a CDS encoding PIG-L deacetylase family protein, which codes for MGSLLVVSAHAGDFVWRAAGAIALATSRGQRAKVLCLSFGERGESAKAWREGKSLDEIKAIRRGEAENAASVLGAEIEFLDAGDYPLRESPELVDRMVRVYREVNPSVVLTHPLADPYNGDHPAAARMALQARVLAQAIGYQAPGDPLGAPPVFFFEPHQPEQCDFKPNVLLDITEVFDTKRKAMECLPAQQHMWDYYTDLAKRRGVQVKRNAGPNLGLPHNTMGEAYMRLYPQVTGELA
- a CDS encoding 4-carboxy-4-hydroxy-2-oxoadipate aldolase/oxaloacetate decarboxylase, giving the protein MRTVVVTDTPRTPIEKVDKLAEYGVATVHEALGRDGLLGPDLRPIQDGARIGGTAVTALCWPGDNLMIHAAVEQCRTGDVLVVTTTSPSRDGLFGELFATALQHRGVRGLVINTGVRDVADLRAMNFPVWSAAVSAQGTVKATAGAVNVPVVISGQTIRPGDAILADDDGVMVVSREDVDRGLDKSQARLDKEEATRKAFRAGELGLDRYGLRTKLAELGVEYLTADEYGR